One segment of Paenibacillus rhizovicinus DNA contains the following:
- a CDS encoding WD40/YVTN/BNR-like repeat-containing protein → MIGKLPKLALAALLAAATLTGFGANAGTSAAAAASAPKAAAPCRTDDHGLALKAMKDTSDPYLESIQFLSTNIGRAAGNGFMIGTSDAGCHWQTIYNTGKLSFTQMQFLTNTTGYVLAQTAYGQPNTLLKTANGGSSFTWIPTGQHPFDRIQFLNEQTGFGYTRAFTYKTANGGKTWSKLPTPPNTRYVHFMTEQKGWAIIVLATGGYEVKRTVDGGKHWTDSLKVKSQTNVGGMIYGTDSSDVWVLLYGDSGMSQTSYSVFHTSDAGAHWKQVISHPTAGAGPAPGPVAPNGKLAGPAGRPTDMAVIGRQAAFMVAGSGAIDDLQFGRSLDDGKTWTNLPGAAPGYDGKLSFLSAATGYLAVTSFEKPAVYKTTDSGKTWKAVFSLPAKP, encoded by the coding sequence ATGATAGGAAAACTTCCGAAATTGGCGCTTGCCGCTTTGTTGGCGGCAGCGACGCTGACGGGCTTCGGCGCGAACGCGGGAACGTCGGCCGCAGCCGCGGCAAGCGCGCCGAAGGCGGCCGCACCGTGCCGAACGGACGACCACGGCTTGGCTTTGAAGGCGATGAAGGACACATCCGATCCGTACCTGGAGTCGATTCAATTCTTAAGCACCAATATCGGGCGAGCCGCGGGCAACGGTTTCATGATCGGCACGTCGGATGCCGGCTGTCATTGGCAGACGATCTACAATACGGGCAAGCTGAGTTTTACCCAGATGCAGTTTCTGACCAATACCACGGGCTACGTGCTGGCTCAAACGGCGTACGGGCAGCCGAACACATTGCTGAAGACGGCGAACGGCGGGTCGAGCTTTACGTGGATTCCGACGGGACAGCATCCGTTCGACCGCATCCAATTTCTAAATGAGCAAACGGGCTTCGGATATACGCGCGCGTTCACGTACAAGACGGCGAACGGCGGCAAGACGTGGAGTAAGCTTCCAACGCCGCCGAACACGCGCTACGTGCACTTCATGACGGAGCAGAAGGGCTGGGCGATCATCGTGCTCGCGACAGGCGGCTATGAAGTCAAGCGTACCGTCGACGGAGGGAAGCACTGGACGGACTCGTTGAAGGTGAAGTCGCAGACCAATGTCGGCGGCATGATCTACGGCACGGACAGCTCCGACGTATGGGTGCTGCTGTACGGAGACTCCGGCATGTCGCAGACCTCGTACTCTGTCTTCCATACGTCGGATGCAGGCGCGCATTGGAAGCAGGTCATCTCGCATCCGACAGCCGGAGCCGGTCCTGCGCCGGGACCGGTCGCGCCTAACGGCAAGCTGGCCGGACCGGCGGGCAGGCCGACCGACATGGCGGTCATCGGGCGTCAAGCCGCCTTCATGGTCGCGGGCAGCGGAGCCATCGACGACCTGCAGTTCGGCCGTTCGCTGGACGACGGCAAGACATGGACCAATCTGCCGGGCGCCGCGCCGGGTTACGACGGCAAGCTGTCGTTCCTCTCCGCCGCGACGGGCTATCTGGCGGTCACGAGCTTCGAGAAGCCGGCGGTCTACAAGACGACCGACAGCGGCAAAACGTGGAAGGCCGTGTTCTCGCTTCCGGCGAAGCCATAG
- a CDS encoding alpha-L-rhamnosidase-related protein, with product MFQEARPLWPAGLADAMNITCGIRAKFQAEPQTPALVRVTASSRYRIYVNGLFCGHGPAAGPHGYYRVDEWDVTPYLGSGSNDVAIETAGYNVNSFYTLDQPSFVQAEVEQSGQIAAATGSAAHPFAVFVLPERMRRVQRYSFQRAFIEAYALTPDTHAWRTSDALPASPAQAEIAEEKRLLPRRVSYPRFDVAAPHAVLATGTFGKSGSPAAPWRDRSISSVGPAFKGFPLEELEVVPTDEIGELAMTGWNREARRYEGQALQLLAGETALLAFGRNSSGFIGMEFTVSAKSRIALTFDEILTEDGDVDHLRLGCANVIYAECEPGTYTLESIEPYTLQYLKVLVLEGDCKVTGCSIREYANPDADRGTFASSDAALNAIFEAARETFRQNAVDVFMDCPSRERAGWLCDSYFTARVEADLTGSSVIERNFFENYALPESFAFLPEGMLPMCYPADHNDGVFIPNWSLWFVLQLEEFRDRGGDEATIASLLPRIEALFQYFEGFRNEFGLLENLESWVFIEWSKANDFIGGINYPTNMLYAAALEAAGRIYGADAYLEEAAYVKQTVREHSFDGAFFVDQAIEDEQGELEILDHRTEVCQYYAAYFGIADAEELPVWFDSLLQDFSPSRDKDAAFVADIGGIHPANAFIGYYLRMELLSRHGATAQLLEEIKAFFGKMAERTGTLWEHNRTQASCNHGFASHVARALYRDALGIKSLNSQRGKLTVAFTDNALASCSGTLPTPDGDIALSWRAEGDTIFYRLSAPSSLTVEIENHSGKSLVKEEEER from the coding sequence GTGTTTCAAGAAGCTCGCCCGCTTTGGCCGGCAGGCCTGGCCGATGCAATGAACATTACCTGCGGCATCAGAGCCAAGTTTCAGGCGGAGCCGCAAACGCCCGCGCTCGTACGCGTAACGGCATCGTCGCGTTACCGCATTTATGTAAACGGTCTCTTCTGCGGGCATGGCCCCGCGGCGGGACCGCACGGTTATTACCGCGTCGACGAATGGGACGTGACGCCTTACTTGGGCAGCGGCAGCAATGATGTCGCCATCGAGACGGCCGGCTACAACGTGAACAGCTTCTACACGCTGGATCAGCCGTCGTTCGTGCAGGCCGAGGTCGAACAAAGCGGACAGATCGCAGCGGCGACCGGAAGCGCTGCGCATCCGTTCGCCGTCTTCGTGCTGCCGGAGCGCATGCGCCGCGTGCAGCGGTACAGCTTCCAGCGCGCGTTCATCGAAGCGTACGCGTTGACGCCGGACACGCACGCTTGGCGGACGTCGGACGCGCTGCCGGCTTCCCCCGCGCAGGCGGAGATCGCGGAGGAGAAGCGGCTGCTTCCGAGGCGCGTGAGCTATCCCCGCTTCGACGTTGCCGCGCCGCACGCGGTGCTGGCGACGGGAACGTTCGGCAAGTCCGGGTCGCCGGCAGCCCCTTGGAGGGACCGTTCCATTAGCAGCGTCGGCCCTGCGTTCAAAGGCTTTCCCCTCGAGGAGCTGGAGGTTGTCCCCACCGACGAAATCGGCGAGCTGGCGATGACCGGCTGGAATCGGGAAGCCCGTCGTTATGAGGGACAAGCCCTGCAGCTGTTAGCGGGAGAGACGGCCTTGCTCGCTTTCGGCCGCAATTCGTCGGGCTTTATCGGGATGGAATTCACCGTCTCAGCGAAGTCGCGGATCGCATTGACATTCGATGAGATTTTGACGGAGGACGGGGATGTCGACCATCTTCGCCTCGGATGCGCGAATGTGATCTATGCGGAATGCGAACCAGGAACGTACACGCTCGAAAGCATCGAGCCCTATACGCTGCAATATTTGAAGGTGCTTGTGCTGGAGGGCGACTGCAAAGTGACGGGCTGCTCGATCCGGGAATATGCCAACCCCGATGCGGACCGCGGGACCTTCGCCAGCTCGGACGCCGCGCTGAACGCCATCTTCGAAGCGGCGCGCGAGACGTTCCGCCAGAACGCGGTCGACGTCTTCATGGACTGCCCGTCCCGCGAGCGGGCCGGCTGGCTGTGCGACAGCTACTTCACCGCTCGCGTCGAAGCGGATCTGACGGGATCGTCCGTCATCGAGCGCAATTTCTTCGAGAACTACGCGCTGCCGGAATCGTTCGCGTTCCTGCCGGAAGGCATGCTGCCGATGTGCTATCCGGCCGATCACAACGACGGCGTATTCATACCGAACTGGTCGCTCTGGTTCGTGCTCCAATTGGAGGAGTTCCGCGACCGCGGCGGCGACGAAGCGACGATCGCTTCGCTGCTGCCGAGAATCGAAGCGCTCTTCCAGTATTTCGAAGGCTTCCGCAACGAGTTCGGACTGCTCGAGAATCTGGAGAGCTGGGTGTTCATCGAATGGTCGAAGGCCAACGATTTCATCGGCGGCATCAACTATCCGACCAACATGCTCTATGCGGCCGCACTCGAAGCGGCAGGCCGGATCTACGGCGCGGACGCGTATCTGGAAGAGGCGGCGTACGTCAAGCAAACGGTGCGCGAGCATTCGTTCGACGGCGCTTTCTTCGTGGATCAAGCGATCGAGGACGAGCAGGGCGAGCTTGAGATCTTGGATCACCGTACCGAGGTTTGCCAGTATTACGCGGCGTATTTCGGCATCGCGGACGCGGAAGAGCTGCCGGTCTGGTTCGACAGCCTGCTGCAGGATTTCAGCCCTTCGCGGGACAAGGATGCGGCGTTCGTCGCCGACATCGGCGGCATTCATCCCGCGAATGCCTTCATCGGCTACTACTTGCGCATGGAGCTGCTGTCGCGGCACGGAGCAACGGCCCAATTGCTGGAGGAAATCAAAGCGTTCTTCGGCAAAATGGCCGAGCGAACGGGTACGTTATGGGAGCATAACCGCACGCAAGCGAGCTGCAATCACGGTTTCGCCTCCCATGTGGCCCGCGCGCTTTACCGCGATGCTCTTGGCATCAAGTCGTTGAACAGTCAGCGCGGCAAGCTGACTGTTGCATTCACCGACAATGCGCTCGCTTCCTGCAGCGGTACCTTGCCGACGCCGGACGGCGACATCGCGCTCAGCTGGCGCGCGGAAGGCGACACGATCTTCTACCGCTTATCGGCTCCGTCTTCATTGACGGTCGAGATCGAGAATCACAGCGGCAAATCGCTGGTGAAGGAAGAAGAGGAGCGTTAA
- a CDS encoding HAD family hydrolase codes for MRGIVLDLDGTLLNSEKQVSERNLKALLACRQQGMRVVIATGRPPRSVRMLLPSELLEDASFVYYNGALVVDPGAGIESHTPIEPETAGEIIDYCSERLPGEIMIRLESSDRSYAIRAIRSSTFYSRGNQPTLCTTEEMKQCTATKILLSEFGDAGQRLQLQEAFAAKTRFIETDGGRLIQVMNASVSKASGIMTLCEHYGIRASELFVFGDDYNDLEMFGISAHAVAMGNAVDELKALAVEVTDTNDNDGVAKVLERWLV; via the coding sequence ATGCGGGGAATCGTATTGGATTTGGACGGCACGCTGCTGAACTCGGAGAAACAGGTGTCGGAGCGTAACTTGAAGGCGCTGCTGGCCTGCAGGCAGCAGGGGATGCGGGTTGTGATCGCGACGGGCCGGCCTCCGAGATCGGTACGGATGCTTCTGCCGTCGGAGCTGCTGGAGGACGCTTCGTTCGTTTATTATAACGGGGCGCTGGTCGTCGATCCCGGGGCAGGGATCGAGTCGCATACGCCGATCGAGCCGGAGACGGCGGGGGAGATTATCGACTATTGTTCGGAACGGCTGCCGGGCGAAATCATGATCAGGCTGGAGTCCTCCGACCGGAGTTATGCCATTCGCGCCATTCGCAGCTCTACGTTCTATAGCCGGGGGAACCAGCCGACCCTATGCACGACGGAGGAAATGAAGCAGTGCACCGCGACCAAAATCCTGCTCTCCGAGTTTGGCGATGCCGGGCAGCGGCTGCAGCTGCAGGAAGCTTTCGCGGCCAAGACCCGGTTCATCGAGACCGACGGGGGACGCCTGATCCAAGTGATGAACGCTTCGGTTTCCAAAGCCTCGGGCATCATGACGCTCTGCGAGCACTATGGCATCCGCGCATCCGAACTGTTCGTGTTCGGCGACGATTATAACGATCTGGAGATGTTCGGAATATCCGCGCACGCGGTTGCGATGGGCAACGCCGTTGATGAATTGAAAGCGCTAGCAGTCGAAGTGACGGACACGAACGACAACGACGGCGTCGCGAAGGTATTGGAGCGGTGGCTCGTATAG
- a CDS encoding ROK family protein yields the protein MRIGAIEAGGTKFVCGIGNENGEILERVSFPTERPEATLANVIAYFKDKEVEAIGIGSFGPIDIDPASPTYGYVTTTPKPGWGNYPFLPELRKAFDVPFGWDTDVNAAALGEATWGAAAGLDSCLYYTIGTGVGVGVYTEGKLVHGLVHPEGGHVLTRRHPEDTYEGFCPYHGDCLEGMAAGPALEGRWKVKGSELGVDHPAWEMEAFYIGQAVASAVLLMSPKRVILGGGVMHQMQLFPLIREQVRKNLNGYVSAEALLAGIDDYIVPPGLGDNAGLSGSLALGLRALGLK from the coding sequence ATGCGTATTGGAGCAATTGAAGCCGGCGGAACGAAATTCGTTTGCGGCATCGGCAACGAGAATGGGGAAATTTTGGAGCGGGTAAGCTTCCCGACAGAGCGTCCGGAAGCGACGCTTGCGAACGTCATCGCGTATTTCAAAGATAAAGAAGTCGAAGCCATCGGCATCGGTTCCTTCGGACCGATCGATATCGATCCGGCGAGTCCGACCTACGGCTACGTAACGACGACGCCGAAGCCGGGCTGGGGAAACTATCCGTTCCTGCCTGAGCTGCGCAAAGCGTTCGACGTACCGTTCGGTTGGGATACGGACGTCAACGCGGCGGCGCTTGGCGAAGCAACATGGGGCGCGGCGGCCGGTCTCGACAGCTGCTTGTACTACACGATCGGCACTGGCGTCGGCGTCGGCGTTTATACGGAAGGCAAGCTTGTTCACGGCCTTGTTCATCCGGAAGGCGGGCATGTGCTGACGCGCCGCCATCCTGAAGATACATACGAAGGCTTCTGCCCGTATCATGGCGACTGCCTCGAAGGCATGGCGGCTGGACCTGCGCTCGAAGGCCGTTGGAAAGTCAAAGGCAGCGAGCTCGGCGTCGATCACCCGGCATGGGAGATGGAGGCGTTCTACATCGGCCAAGCTGTCGCAAGCGCGGTCCTGCTTATGTCGCCGAAGCGCGTCATCCTGGGCGGCGGCGTGATGCACCAAATGCAGCTGTTCCCGCTGATCCGCGAACAAGTGCGCAAGAATTTGAACGGCTATGTCAGCGCGGAAGCATTGCTCGCGGGCATCGACGATTATATCGTGCCTCCCGGCCTTGGCGACAATGCCGGCCTGAGCGGCTCGCTGGCGCTTGGTCTACGCGCGCTCGGCTTGAAATAG
- a CDS encoding M48 family metallopeptidase — MAKSWRRRSPMWKWVLLTVIYSVLVALYVWYTSPNNVPAAYKGTPADPATYFSPQQLKDSETLNPIRNWIFFTSIPWEWLIYLFLLSGGLARYWREMLERLPLVIRFPLFVLLVDIASFVLYLPLQIFSYGLSKHYGITTQPVPGWIRDKLVSFGVGYLTMLAVSAVAFWILSRRGRWWLKLWLISVPFTVFMMYVEPVVIDPLYNKFTTLSDPKLEAKILDLAAKADIPADHVYEVNMSKKTNAINAYVTGIGPSLRIVLWDTTLKQLTEPEILLIMAHEMGHYAMHHLEWSAVGAVGSSLVVICIGGWIYIWSIRRWGEAWGIRSRSDVTALPLLLLIMAVLSIASLPISNAVSRNAESSADAYAMKLLNSSEGEVSMQQKTGVITLSDVNPPLLVRWFRDDHPSDMERIIAAMDFAKSHGQQPGS; from the coding sequence TTGGCAAAGTCTTGGCGAAGACGTTCGCCGATGTGGAAATGGGTTCTACTGACGGTTATATACTCCGTTCTTGTCGCTTTGTACGTTTGGTACACCTCGCCCAACAACGTGCCTGCTGCCTATAAGGGCACGCCGGCCGATCCCGCGACGTATTTCTCGCCGCAGCAGTTGAAGGACAGCGAAACGCTGAACCCGATCCGCAATTGGATTTTCTTCACCAGCATTCCGTGGGAATGGCTGATTTACCTGTTCCTGCTGTCCGGCGGGCTGGCTAGGTATTGGCGCGAGATGCTGGAACGGCTGCCGCTCGTGATCCGGTTCCCGCTGTTCGTCCTGCTCGTGGACATCGCGTCGTTCGTGCTCTACTTGCCGCTGCAGATTTTCAGCTATGGCCTGTCCAAGCATTACGGCATTACGACGCAGCCGGTGCCGGGCTGGATTCGGGATAAGCTCGTCTCGTTCGGGGTTGGGTATTTGACGATGCTCGCGGTATCCGCGGTGGCTTTCTGGATTCTGTCGCGGCGCGGCCGCTGGTGGTTGAAGCTGTGGCTCATCTCGGTGCCGTTCACGGTGTTCATGATGTACGTGGAGCCTGTCGTCATCGACCCGCTGTATAACAAATTCACGACGCTGTCTGACCCGAAGCTGGAGGCCAAGATCCTGGATCTTGCCGCGAAGGCGGACATCCCGGCGGACCATGTGTACGAAGTGAACATGTCCAAGAAAACGAATGCGATCAACGCCTATGTGACGGGCATCGGCCCTTCGCTTCGCATCGTGCTGTGGGATACGACGTTGAAGCAGCTGACGGAGCCGGAAATTCTGCTCATCATGGCGCATGAGATGGGGCATTACGCGATGCACCATCTGGAGTGGAGCGCGGTCGGCGCGGTCGGCTCCTCGCTCGTCGTCATCTGTATCGGCGGCTGGATCTACATTTGGAGCATCCGCCGCTGGGGCGAGGCATGGGGCATCCGCAGCCGCTCCGATGTGACGGCGCTGCCTCTGCTGCTCCTCATCATGGCAGTGCTGTCGATCGCCTCGCTCCCGATCAGCAACGCCGTCTCGCGCAACGCCGAATCATCCGCGGACGCGTACGCCATGAAGCTGTTAAACAGCTCGGAGGGCGAGGTGTCCATGCAGCAGAAGACGGGCGTCATCACGCTGAGCGACGTCAATCCGCCGCTGCTCGTGCGCTGGTTCCGCGACGACCATCCGAGCGATATGGAGCGAATCATCGCCGCGATGGATTTCGCCAAGTCCCATGGGCAGCAGCCGGGTTCCTAG
- a CDS encoding DUF3221 domain-containing protein, translating into MRFTGEDVEGKTVDQLVEEGYSLVSLSHKKIKNLLQLKVGQKVSYEVNGATFLSNPGQGEAKEIVPIETKR; encoded by the coding sequence ATCCGGTTCACAGGAGAAGACGTTGAAGGAAAAACAGTGGATCAACTTGTGGAGGAAGGATATTCACTCGTTTCTTTATCGCATAAAAAAATCAAAAATTTATTACAATTGAAAGTTGGCCAGAAAGTCTCATACGAGGTAAATGGTGCGACGTTTCTCAGTAATCCGGGTCAAGGGGAGGCAAAAGAAATCGTTCCAATAGAGACGAAAAGATAG
- a CDS encoding glycoside hydrolase family 172 protein, producing MFGFNGLDMNMGNLARLSDAKSRSISAENFTGEAGKGGMATEGTGANCARDLGLGWKVSPSVYIEAGKTFTMGEIAGPGAIQHIWMTTAPNIWRTMILRIYWDGEETPSVEAPIGDFFCNGWQERVNVNSFPVAVNPAGGMNCYWQMPFRKSARFTMENTGTETAVLYYQLDYALTEIPSDMAYFHAQWRRSNPVPYKDVHTLIDGIQGKGHYVGCYLAWQVNNTGWWGEGEIKFFMDDDKEFPTICGTGTEDYFGGAWNWEHPKGEYGTYSTPFLGMHQVIKPDGLYRSQTRFGMYRWHVQDPIRFESGLRVTIQDLGWRSGGRYLPQQSDIASTVFWYQSEPHAAFPELPGNDEREVI from the coding sequence ATGTTTGGTTTCAATGGTTTAGATATGAACATGGGCAATTTGGCGAGGCTGTCGGATGCGAAGAGCCGTTCGATCAGCGCGGAGAATTTTACGGGCGAGGCGGGCAAGGGCGGCATGGCGACAGAAGGAACGGGCGCTAACTGCGCGCGCGATCTGGGCTTGGGCTGGAAGGTATCGCCTTCTGTATATATCGAGGCAGGCAAAACGTTCACGATGGGCGAAATCGCGGGCCCGGGCGCCATTCAGCATATTTGGATGACGACGGCGCCGAACATTTGGCGGACGATGATTCTGCGCATTTACTGGGATGGCGAGGAAACGCCGTCCGTCGAAGCGCCGATCGGCGACTTCTTCTGCAATGGCTGGCAGGAGCGCGTCAACGTCAACTCCTTCCCGGTGGCCGTCAATCCGGCCGGCGGCATGAATTGCTACTGGCAGATGCCGTTCCGCAAATCGGCGCGTTTCACGATGGAGAACACGGGCACGGAGACGGCGGTGCTGTACTACCAGCTGGACTACGCGCTGACGGAAATTCCGTCCGACATGGCGTATTTCCACGCGCAATGGCGCAGAAGCAATCCGGTGCCGTACAAAGACGTGCACACGCTCATCGACGGCATTCAAGGCAAAGGCCACTACGTCGGCTGCTACCTTGCTTGGCAGGTCAACAATACCGGCTGGTGGGGCGAAGGCGAGATCAAGTTCTTCATGGACGACGACAAGGAATTCCCGACGATCTGCGGCACGGGCACCGAGGATTACTTCGGCGGCGCCTGGAACTGGGAGCATCCGAAGGGCGAATACGGCACGTATTCCACGCCGTTCCTCGGCATGCATCAGGTCATCAAGCCGGACGGGCTGTATCGCAGTCAGACGCGTTTCGGCATGTACCGCTGGCACGTGCAGGATCCGATTCGCTTCGAATCCGGGCTGCGCGTGACGATCCAGGATCTCGGCTGGCGTTCCGGCGGCCGTTACCTGCCGCAGCAGAGCGACATCGCGTCGACGGTGTTCTGGTACCAATCGGAGCCGCATGCGGCCTTCCCGGAATTGCCGGGCAATGACGAGCGCGAGGTTATTTAA
- the rpmG gene encoding 50S ribosomal protein L33 yields the protein MRVTITLACTECGDRNYMTTKNKKNNPARLELKKYCPSHKKVTLHRETRS from the coding sequence ATGCGCGTAACCATTACGTTGGCTTGCACAGAATGCGGCGACCGCAACTACATGACGACGAAGAACAAGAAGAATAATCCGGCTCGTCTAGAACTCAAGAAATATTGTCCCTCCCATAAGAAGGTAACGCTTCACAGAGAAACCAGATCTTAA
- a CDS encoding thioredoxin family protein, producing the protein MEQTEREWLARDKTPREAVFFYTPLCGTCKVALRMLEIVEAAGVSLTIAKININFAPSLRDGWRIASVPALVLVQDGEPVQTEYAMQSVDTLYRLLKTFSS; encoded by the coding sequence ATGGAACAAACGGAGCGGGAATGGCTGGCCCGGGACAAAACGCCGCGCGAGGCCGTGTTCTTCTACACGCCGCTATGCGGCACCTGCAAAGTCGCGCTGCGCATGCTGGAAATCGTCGAAGCCGCAGGCGTTTCGCTGACGATTGCCAAGATCAACATCAACTTCGCCCCTTCGCTTCGGGACGGTTGGCGAATCGCCAGCGTACCGGCGCTGGTACTCGTGCAAGACGGCGAGCCGGTGCAAACCGAATACGCCATGCAGTCCGTGGACACGCTCTACCGGCTGCTGAAGACGTTCTCCTCGTGA